In a single window of the Oscarella lobularis chromosome 4, ooOscLobu1.1, whole genome shotgun sequence genome:
- the LOC136186359 gene encoding pyruvate dehydrogenase E1 component subunit beta, mitochondrial-like isoform X1 yields MAARSLSRLLGFNWPKLMNRSARLASSAAQQETNAQMTVRDALNSAMDEEIARDDRVFLIGEEVAKYDGAYKVSRGLWKKWEDKRIIDTPITEMGFAGIAVGAAMAGLKPICEFMTFNFSMQAIDQVINSAAKTFYMSAGDVSVPIVFRGPNGASAGVAAQHSQCFAAWYSHCPGLKVVSPYSSEDARGLLKAAIRDPNPGLKKGAHRILWVYGIWFLVVVLESELMYGVSFPVSEEAMSVDYVIPFGKAKIERQGKHVTLVAHSKMVGLSLDAAKTLAEEGIECEVINLLSLRPMDTQCIINSIKKTNRLVTVEGGWPQCGIGSEICARIMESEAFDYLDAPVTRVTGADVPMPYAALLEENALPQLQNVVVAVKKTLNVQ; encoded by the exons ATGGCTGCTCGATCCCTTTCTCGGCTCCTCGGCTTCAATTGGCCTAAGCTG ATGAATCGTTCAGCTCGTCTCGCCTCGTCAGCAGCCCAACAAGAAACGAATGCGCAG ATGACGGTGAGAGACGCACTGAATTCTGCAATGGACGAAGAAATCGCGAGAGACGATCGCGTCTTCCTCATTGGCGAAGAAGTAGCAAAATACGACGGAGCGTACAAA GTCAGTCGCGGCTTGTGGAAAAAATGGGAAGACAAGCGAATTATCGACACGCCAATCACGGAA ATGGGTTTTGCCGGCATCGCTGTCGGTGCAGCAATG GCTGGACTGAAGCCAATTTGCGAATTTATGACGTTCAATTTTTCAATGCAAGCTATTGATCAG GTGATCAATTCTGCAGCTAAAACGTTCTACATGTCTGCGGGTGAC GTTTCTGTTCCGATTGTTTTTCGCGGTCCCAACGGCGCATCGGCCGGCGTCGCAGCTCAACATTCTCAATGCTTTGCCGCGTGGTATAGTCACTGCCCTGGACTCAAGGTCGTTTCCCCGTACAGTTCAGAAGATGCGAGGGGACTCTTGAAAGCAGCTATACGAGATCCTAATCCAGGTTTGAAAAAGGGGGCACACCGTATATTATGGGTATATGGTATTTGGTTTTTAGTTGTTGTTCTTGAGAGCGAGTTGATGTATGGGGTTTCTTTTCCCGTGTCCGAAGAAGCGATGAGCGTCGACTACGTTATTCCCTTTGGAAAAGCAAAGATCGAGCGACAAG GAAAACACGTGACTCTGGTCGCTCATTCAAAAATGGTCGGTCTCAGTTTGGATGCAGCGAAGACTTTGGCTGAGGAGGGAATTGAATGTGAA GTCATTAACCTTTTGTCATTGCGACCGATGGATACACAGTGCATCATCAATTcgataaagaaaacgaatcgttTGGTTACTGTGGAAGGAGGCTGGCCTCAGTGTGGAATCGGCTCGGAAATATGCGCCAGGATCATGGAAA GTGAGGCATTTGATTACTTGGATGCTCCCGTCACTCGCGTGACAGGTGCCGACGTACCAATGCCCTATGCAGCACTTCtggaagaaaacgctttgcCTCAGCTTCAAAacgttgttgttgctgtaaAGAAGACTCTTAACGTTCAGTAG
- the LOC136186359 gene encoding pyruvate dehydrogenase E1 component subunit beta, mitochondrial-like isoform X2, which produces MAARSLSRLLGFNWPKLMNRSARLASSAAQQETNAQMTVRDALNSAMDEEIARDDRVFLIGEEVAKYDGAYKVSRGLWKKWEDKRIIDTPITEMGFAGIAVGAAMAGLKPICEFMTFNFSMQAIDQVINSAAKTFYMSAGDVSVPIVFRGPNGASAGVAAQHSQCFAAWYSHCPGLKVVSPYSSEDARGLLKAAIRDPNPVVVLESELMYGVSFPVSEEAMSVDYVIPFGKAKIERQGKHVTLVAHSKMVGLSLDAAKTLAEEGIECEVINLLSLRPMDTQCIINSIKKTNRLVTVEGGWPQCGIGSEICARIMESEAFDYLDAPVTRVTGADVPMPYAALLEENALPQLQNVVVAVKKTLNVQ; this is translated from the exons ATGGCTGCTCGATCCCTTTCTCGGCTCCTCGGCTTCAATTGGCCTAAGCTG ATGAATCGTTCAGCTCGTCTCGCCTCGTCAGCAGCCCAACAAGAAACGAATGCGCAG ATGACGGTGAGAGACGCACTGAATTCTGCAATGGACGAAGAAATCGCGAGAGACGATCGCGTCTTCCTCATTGGCGAAGAAGTAGCAAAATACGACGGAGCGTACAAA GTCAGTCGCGGCTTGTGGAAAAAATGGGAAGACAAGCGAATTATCGACACGCCAATCACGGAA ATGGGTTTTGCCGGCATCGCTGTCGGTGCAGCAATG GCTGGACTGAAGCCAATTTGCGAATTTATGACGTTCAATTTTTCAATGCAAGCTATTGATCAG GTGATCAATTCTGCAGCTAAAACGTTCTACATGTCTGCGGGTGAC GTTTCTGTTCCGATTGTTTTTCGCGGTCCCAACGGCGCATCGGCCGGCGTCGCAGCTCAACATTCTCAATGCTTTGCCGCGTGGTATAGTCACTGCCCTGGACTCAAGGTCGTTTCCCCGTACAGTTCAGAAGATGCGAGGGGACTCTTGAAAGCAGCTATACGAGATCCTAATCCAG TTGTTGTTCTTGAGAGCGAGTTGATGTATGGGGTTTCTTTTCCCGTGTCCGAAGAAGCGATGAGCGTCGACTACGTTATTCCCTTTGGAAAAGCAAAGATCGAGCGACAAG GAAAACACGTGACTCTGGTCGCTCATTCAAAAATGGTCGGTCTCAGTTTGGATGCAGCGAAGACTTTGGCTGAGGAGGGAATTGAATGTGAA GTCATTAACCTTTTGTCATTGCGACCGATGGATACACAGTGCATCATCAATTcgataaagaaaacgaatcgttTGGTTACTGTGGAAGGAGGCTGGCCTCAGTGTGGAATCGGCTCGGAAATATGCGCCAGGATCATGGAAA GTGAGGCATTTGATTACTTGGATGCTCCCGTCACTCGCGTGACAGGTGCCGACGTACCAATGCCCTATGCAGCACTTCtggaagaaaacgctttgcCTCAGCTTCAAAacgttgttgttgctgtaaAGAAGACTCTTAACGTTCAGTAG
- the LOC136186789 gene encoding isoleucine--tRNA ligase, cytoplasmic-like, with the protein MSSLPDSLNFPKEEKKILALWKELDAFRNCLKQSKGKPRYTFYDGPPFATGLPHYGHILAGTIKDIVTRYAHQTGHHVERRFGWDCHGLPVEYEIDKTLGITGPDDVKKMGIEKYNSECRKIVMRYSKEWEFIVSRLGRWIDFENDYKTLYPWFMETVWWVFKQLFDKGLVYRGFKVMPYSTACSTPLSNFESNQNYKDVTDPAVIVSFPLDESPDVSIIAWTTTPWTLPSNLAVCVHPTLTYVKVKDKSTGRIYIMMEKRLEALFKHEDEYEVLKRFQGKELEGKSYEPLFPYFAKFKEEGAFVVLTDTYVTEESGTGIVHQAPAFGEDDYRIAIAKGVIKKGQKLPCPVDDTGKFTSEVTHFAGNHVKDADKFIVKHLKENGRLVHSGTYKHSYPFCWRSETPLIYKAVPSWFIQVEKIVDQLLANNKKCYWVPEFVREKRFHNWLESAHDWAVSRNRYWGTPIPIWISDDFEEVVCVGSIDELEKLSGVRIKDLHRETVDSITIPSTTGRGELKRISEVFDCWFESGSMPYAQTHYPFEHKREFESAFPADFIAEGVDQTRGWFYTLLVISTALFAKPPYKNLIVNGLVLASDGRKMSKRLKNYPDPQQVVDKYGADALRLYLINSPVVRAETLRFKEAGVKDVVKDVFLPWYNAFRFLLQNVERFERENGSKFKYNESETLTSENYMDKWIVSFAQSLVKFMKEEMAAYRLYTVVPRLVKFIDMLTNWYVRSNRKRIKGETTNEDCLSSLQTLFDVLYTMIRIMAPFTPFLTELLYQNLKHLINFNPRKCPHTQSVHYLMFPEPNESLIDRDIENAVQRMQAVIELGRVIRDRKTLPTKYPLPEVVVIHKDEKFLTDVQHLEGYIKEELNVRCVTTASDREKYGVKLRAVPDSQELGRRLKNDFKKVADEIKKLTDEQLKKFEEDGKIEVAGITLGLGDIKVGYVFSGSSASQYEAHSDGNVLVLLDVTPDQSLLDEGVAREVVNKIQKLRKSAKLQPSDDVVIVYEVSGSARLNDIVSTHREYIEAATKQPLKRKGDPLSGQLVIEEKAPIKGISGSLLHLWIYKPMDGPSSDEPPNCLYCNVALLCDGTATYGTILLENPVGKNSIGTRNDLAKQIGLLFNLRDRKFHLSCADASLDSTFSPTSLHKRLVVVRVENDRTSEEILRRDISGPVVPFLNVSGDGDKVKGCVILKNPTNGVRISISSLKKLVRGITGFKTTSLSGKVVLAGAPFDDPTQVAEVYAAFLNL; encoded by the exons ATGTCCTCTTTGCCGGACTCGCTCAACTTTCCcaaggaggaaaagaaaattctcgcCCTCTGGAAGGAGTTGGACGCCTTCAGGAACTGTCTTAAGCAATCGAAAGGGAAACCGAG ATACACATTTTACGACGGTCCACCGTTTGCAACAGGACTTCCGCACTACGGGCACATCCTTGCGGGCACAATCAAG GATATTGTGACTCGATACGCTCATCAGACGGGGCATCACGTCGAAAGACGATTCGGCTGGGATTGTCACGGTCTGCCCGTCGAATATGAAATCGATAAGACTCTGGGAATCACG GGTCCAGACGACGTGAAGAAAATGGGAATCGAAAAATACAATTCTGAATGCAGGAAAATCGTCATGAGATATTCCAAAGAGTGGGAG TTCATTGTCTCGAGACTGGGCAGGTGGATCGACTTCGAAAATGACTACAAAACCCTTTACCCGTGGTTCATGGAGACTGTCTG GTGGGTTTTCAAGCAGCTATTTGACAAGGGCTTAGTCTACAGGGGATTCAAA GTGATGCCGTATTCGACGGCTTGTTCCACTCCTCTCTCCAATTTTGAATCGAATCAAAACTACAAGGACGTGACGGATCCGGCTGTCATTGTCAGTTTTCCATTGGACGAATCTCCCGATGTGAGCATCATTGCCTGGACGACGACTCCGTGGACGTTGCCTAGCAATCTGGCCGTGTGCGTTCATCCAACGCTGACGTACGTCAAAGTCAAAG ataaATCTACGGGAAGGATTTATATCATGATGGAGAAACGTCTCGAGGCTCTATTCAAGCACGAAGACGAGTACGAGGTGCTGAAACGgtttcaaggaaaagaactGGAAGGAAAATCGTACGAGCCTCTCTTTCCATACTTTGCAAAG TTTAAAGAGGAAGGCGCTTTCGTTGTTCTAACTGACACATATGTAACGGAAGAAAGTGGGACGGGCATCGTTCATCAAGCACCGGCCTTCGGAGAG GATGACTACAGAATTGCTATTGCCAAAGGCGTGATCAAGAAAGGACAGAAATTGCCCTGCCCTGTCGACGATACGGGAAAATTTACCAGCGAAGTCACTCACTTTGCCGGAAATCACGTCAAA GATGCCGATAAATTTATTGTCAAGCATTTGAAAGAGAACGGACGTTTGGTTCATAGTGGAACGTACAAGCACAGCTATCCATTCTGCTGGAG ATCGGAGACCCCTCTTATCTACAAGGCGGTGCCGAGCTGGTTTATACAAGTGGAAAAGATTGTTGATCAGCTATTGGCTAATAACAAAAAATGCTATTG GGTGCCTGAATTtgtgagagaaaaacgttttcacaATTGGCTGGAGTCGGCTCATGACTGGGCGGTTTCGAGGAATCGCTACTGGGGAACGCCCATTCCCATTTGGATtagcgacgattttgaagaa GTTGTCTGCGTCGGCTCAATCGATGAACTGGAAAAACTCTCTGGcgtcagaatcaaagatcttCATCGGGAAAC CGTCGATTCGATCACGATTCCTTCCACAACTGGCCGCGGCGAGTTGAAACGAATTAGCGAAGTGTTCGATTGCTGGTTTGAATCCGGAAG CATGCCGTACGCTCAGACGCATTATCCCTTCGAACACAAACGGGAATTCGAGTCGGCATTTCCAGCCGATTTCATAGCGGAAGGAGTCGACCAGACACGTGGCTG GTTCTACACGCTCCTCGTCATTTCGACCGCTCTCTTTGCAAAACCTCCTTACAAGAATTTGATTGTAAACGGACTTGTCTTAGCCAG TGACGGTCGAAAAATGAGCAAAAGACTGAAAAATTATCCGGATCCGCAGCAGGTGGTAGACAAATATGGAGCCGATGCTCTAAG gCTGTACCTAATCAATTCGCCGGTTGTTCGCGCCGAGACGTTGCGTTTCAAGGAGGCGGGAGTGAAGGACGTCGTGAAggacgtttttcttccttgGTACAACGCCTTTCGATTTCTCTTGCAAAACGTCGAGAGATTTGAGAGG GAGAACGGATCAAAGTTCAAATACAACGAATCTGAGACGTTGACTTCGGAAAATTATATGGACAAGTGGATCGTCTCCTTCGCTCAGAGTCTTGTCAAGTTTATGAAAGAGGAAATGGCCG CTTATCGGCTTTACACTGTTGTGCCTCGTCTTGTGAAGTTTATTGACATGCTGACGAACTGGTATGTCCGTTCAAACAGGAAAAGGATTAAG GGAGAAACAACGAATGAAGATTGCCTATCTTCGCTTCAAACCCTCTTTGACGTATTATACACAATGATACGAATTAtg GCTCCCTTCACGCCTTTTCTAACCGAGCTGCTCTACCAAAATCTGAAGCATCTGATCAATTTCAATCCAAGAAAATGTCCCCACACTCAAAGCGTTCACTATCTCATGTTCCCCGAACCAAA TGAGAGCCTCATTGATCGCGACATTGAGAACGCAGTGCAGAGAATGCAGGCAGTCATAGAACTGGGCCGAGTGATTCGAGACAGAAAAACGCTTCCTACGAAA TATCCCTTACCCGAAGTCGTTGTCATACACAAAGACGAAAAGTTCTTGACTGACGTCCAGCACCTTGAAGGATATATCAAAGAG GAATTGAATGTCCGCTGCGTTACAACGGCTTCAGACAGAGAAAAGTACGGCGTCAAATTGAGAGCCGTTCCCGACAGTCAAGAACTGGGGCGGCGACTGAAaaacgatttcaaaaaagTTGCAGATGAAATAAAGA aattGACTGACGAGCAACTGAAAAAGTTTGAGGAAGACGGGAAGATCGAAGTGGCTGGAATTACGCTTGGATTAGGAGATATCAAG GTTGGGTACGTGTTCTCTGGATCTTCTGCTTCGCAGTATGAAGCGCATTCAGACGGAAAC GTTCTTGTActtcttgacgtcactccAGATCAATCTCTATTGGACGAAGGTGTTGCAAGAGAAGTCGTcaacaaaattcaaaaactgAGAAAAAGC gcCAAGTTGCAGCCTTCTGATGACGTCGTAATTGTATACGAAGTCAGTGGATCGGCTCGTCTTAACGACATTGTGTCAACGCATCGGGAATACATCGAAGCCGCTACAAAGCAGCCACTCAAAAGGAAAGGAGATCCACTTTCAGGCCAGCTAGTCATTGAAGAGAAAGCCCCA ATCAAAGGCATTTCGGGGTCTTTGCTTCATCTGTGGATTTACAAACCCATGGATGGTCCGTCGTCTGACGAGCCTCCCAATTGCCTCTATTGCAACGTGGCTCTCCTTTGCGACGGCACAGCCACCTATGGTACCATCCTACTGGAGAACCCAGTAGGGAAAAATTCCATTGGCACTCGAAATGACTTAGCCAAGCAG ATTGGACTCCTGTTCAATTTGAGGGATCGCAAATTTCACCTTAGTTGCGCCGACGCCAGCCTTG ACAGTACGTTTAGCCCCACGTCTCTGCACAAGCGTCTTGTGGTGGTTCGAGTTGAG AACGACAGGACGTCGGAAGAGATACTGCGACGTGACATTTCTGGTCCCGTCGTTCCTTTTTTGAACGTGAGCGGTGATGGAGACAAGGTCAAGGGATGCGTCATTCTCAAGAATCCTACCAATGGAGTTAGGATTAGTATCTCTTCTCTAAAAAAGCTTGTAAGAGGCATAACCGGATTTAAAACAACGTCATTGTCAGGAAAAGTAGTGCTTGCAG gCGCTCCTTTTGATGATCCAACGCAAGTGGCGGAAGTTTATGCAGCTTTTCTGAATCTCTAG
- the LOC136186790 gene encoding SRSF protein kinase 3-like yields MELINFSRREKSRICPRVATNDIMSSNLRKKAAAKHSKKRRSKAKGRRDRGIEESTPHESFSRRSSEEEFESTEDEQEDPEDYCRGGYHPVNIGDLYNERYSVIRKLGWGHFSTVWLSWDIRDKRYGALKVVKSASHYAESAQDEIKILKQVRDTDPDSIGHRYVIQLHDQFRVHGIHGTHHAMVFEVLGHNLLKMIAKSDYMGISLAAVKRITKQVLYGLDYLHTKCHIIHTDIKPENVLVCLSEDAIKRLASSEVTSKSAVSNIPSQLKGRLKGRSASGSSASSKRMSKNKKKKIKKKAKLKQLHEDKENDSTEQPITVESVAVEDNPEEAEEPHITESGGEGVEDMQTSTDEPSTLAEHVVDSAAADCLSPDWDPLQYPIDIKIADLGNACWVDHHFTEHIQTRQYRAPEVILGSGYGPPADIWSLACMAFELATGEYLFEPHSGDRYSRDDDHLAHIIELLGHMPRSFAVSGKYSREFFTRKGDLKNIHDLKFWDLKSVLVDKYEWSSENAKSFAKFLSPMLESVPMKRIQAGEAALSPYLIDTVL; encoded by the exons ATggagttaattaatttctcaAGACGCGAGAAGTCCCGTATCTGCCCACGCGTCGCGACAAATGACATAATGTCTTCAAATCTCCGAAAAAAAG CGGCAGCGAAGCACTCGAAAAAGAGGCGCAGCAAGGCGAAAGGGCGACGCGACAGAGGGATCGAGGAATCGACACCGCACGAAAGCTTCTCTCGAAG GTCGTCAGAGGAAGAATTCGAATCGACTGAGGACGAACAGGAGGACCCTGAAGATTATTGTCGGG gGGGATACCATCCTGTCAACATTGGAGATTTGTATAATGAGCGATATAGCGTCATTCGAAAATTGGGCTGGGGTCATTTCTCGACCGTTTGGCTGAGTTGGGATATAAG GGATAAGAGATATGGGGCTCTAAAAGTTGTGAAGAGCGCGTCTCACTACGCAGAATCGGCCCAAGATGAAATCAAAATATTAAAACAA GTTAGAGACACGGATCCGGATTCGATTGGTCATCGCTATGTTATTCAGTTGCATGATCAATTTCGGGTGCACGGGATACATGGGACAC ATCATGCTATGGTATTCGAAGTTCTTGGCCACAACCTGCTGAAAATGATAGCCAAATCGGACTATATGGGAATAAGCTTGGCTGCTGTGAAAAGAATAACGAAACAG GTTTTGTATGGTCTTGACTACTTGCATACGAAATGTCACATCATTCACACTGATATCAAACCCGAAAACGTTTTGGTATGCCTGTCTGAGGATGCGATTAAAAGGTTGGCTTCATCTGAAGTGACAAGCAAATCAGCAG TGAGCAATATTCCGTCTCAGCTCAAAGGTCGTCTTAAAGGTAGGAGTGCCAGTGGAagttcggcgtcgtcgaaaagaatGAGcaagaacaaaaagaagaagataaagaagaaagcgaagctGAAGCAATTGCATGaggacaaagaaaacgacagcaCAGAACAGCCAATTACGGTTGAGTCAGTTGCAGTCGAAGACAATCCAGAGGAAGCGGAAGAACCTCATATTACAGAAA gTGGTGGCGAGGGTGTTGAGGACATGCAGACTTCTACTGACGAGCCTTCAACACTTGCTGAGCACGTTGTTGATTCTGCAGCCGCGGATTGCCTATCACCTGATTGGGACCCCTTGCAATATCCAATTGACATCAAAATTGCTGATTTGGGAAACGCCTGTTGGGTG GATCATCACTTCACCGAACACATACAAACCCGTCAGTATCGTGCGCCGGAAGTGATACTAGGAAGTGGCTATGGGCCGCCAGCTGATATATGGAGCCTTGCCTGCATG GCGTTTGAATTGGCCACTGGCGAATATCTGTTTGAGCCTCACTCTGGGGATCGCTATTCGCGAGACGATG ATCATTTGGCTCACATCATTGAGCTTCTTGGTCACATGCCAAGATCTTTTGCTGTCTCAGGAAAATATAGTAGAGAATTTTTTACTAGAAAAG GAGATTTGAAAAATATACACGACTTAAAATTTTG GGATTTGAAAAGTGTTCTAGTCGATAAGTACGAATGGAGTTCAGAAAATGCAAAGTCCTTTGCAAAATTTTTGTCACCAATGCTTGAGAGTGTTCCGATGAAGCGAATTCAAGCTGGGGAGGCTGCCCTGTCTCCCTATCTAATAGACACCGTTTTATAA
- the LOC136186720 gene encoding uncharacterized protein produces MENILGAQTTGSRRPFPYTMPANVNRASVSPQKISKPTDDDDELNDDDFILAYDRAMTQATAPNVEEATVSELMNENDATDRRGEENQLNALKGKVFEYEKDMEMLRQDMSQREKTARAREAATQAKYREEVDQLCRGMAERDRNIEKLKAMLQFETREKEIAVQKTKQMEKERRISTNQNPSQNGRRKIVVGTRNGDARKASSFSSQGVQCELSDTKRGISSPLRHRFDDESLATKLVMSPPSEVFSLLRPPYKAKCAGTVFSLKFPAPVETKRVLSFSTAAANSLDETSVDFETQSFRAHVILNQIRDESVESFVGTGTELRLLPFIEKCVAGYLSSATTQSSSESTAAASKSTLTSSDEGEFVDESLVCLLNSLLVLKTLVLYSEATRKVLVGSAAASDGTPSAEFFGRKGREKNLFAPKNCSTPQQTAMEFVVNGQELEPHPLLGGTRFLCAKPKGSCQVLLPDVLTPTGSVNLGGNGHSRERLGSCLSSLCTDKGRRSYHESSEIETASAALMSHLIDLANSKQDEILEVQLAVPLLCLEILDQLTCIKKDLERFVPLIREGIFVSCLCTGHSLLQSAVLLMLYHLVESSAVVASLCSEPDSPTLLKVLQLMELREEENVLPLLELKIKVIHVLTGLWTLASSLTVPVQLSSSSASKMVRSLVLALHRELMALMPCWHPSFSCQSDLDKTRLLFLQEGSSLLCLIWCRDSSFGKYHAGMAQYVHVVCDLHKLFQAMLKEGMTTKLHVANMQELLELGEFSQKE; encoded by the exons ATGGAAAACATTCTCGGCGCCCAAACGACTGGCTCGCGTCGCCCTTTCCCCTACACAATGCCCGCAAACGTCAACCGGGCGTCCGTTTCACCTCAAAAAATATCGAAAccgaccgacgacgacgacgaactgaacgacgacgacttcatCCTCGCCTACGATCGTGCAATGACGCAGGCGACGGCGCCAAACGTCGAAGAGGCGACGGTAAGCGAACTgatgaacgaaaacgacgcaacAGATCGTCGAGGAGAGGAAAACCAACTCAACGCGCTCAAGGGAAAAGTATTCGAATACGAGAAAGATATGGAAATGCTGCGCCAAGACATGTCGCAACGGGAGAAaacggcgcgcgcgcgcgaagcgGCGACACAGGCGAAATAtcgcgaagaagtcgatcagcTGTGTCGCGGAATGGCCGAGCGAGATCGCAAcatcgaaaaattgaaagcgaTGCTTCAGTTCGAGACGCGAGAAAAGGAGATCGCCGTTCAAAAGACGAAGCAgatggaaaaagaaaggagaatcTCGACGAATCAGAATCCGAGTCAAAATGGAAggcgaaaaatcgtcgtggGAACTCGAAATGGGGACGCGAGAAAAGCGAGTTCTTTTTCCAGTCAAGGCGTTCAATGCGAGTTGAGTGATACGAAAAGAGGAATATCGTCTCCCTTGCgtcatcgtttcgacgacgagagttTAGCCACTAAGCTCGTGATGTCGCCTCCCAGTGAAGTTTTCTCCCTGCTAAGGCCTCCCTATAAGGCGAAATGCGCCGGAACTGTGTTCTCGTTGAAATTTCCCGCGCCGgtcgaaacgaagcgagttctttctttttcgacggcggcggcgaattcgctcgacgagacgagtGTCGATTTCGAGACGCAATCGTTTCGGGCGCACGTGATTTTGAATCAGATTCGCGACGAGTCCGTCGAGTCGTTCGTCGGGACGGGAACCGAATTGAGACTTCTGCCCTTCATCGAGAAATGCGTTGCCGGATATTTGTCCAGTGCGACGACGCAGAGTTCGTCGGAGTCGACGGCTgccgcgtcgaaatcgacgttgacTTCGTCCGACGAAGGGGAATTTgtcgacgaatcgctcgTGTGCCTTCTGAACTCTTTGCTCGTTTTGAAAACTCTTGTTTTGTATagcgaagcgacgaggaaAGTCCTCGTGGGATCCGCCGCGGCTTCCGATGGAACGCCAAGCGCTGAGTTCTTTGGCAGGAAAGGAAGGGAAAAGAATTTGTTTGCGCCGAAGAATTGTAGCACGCCACAGCAAACGGCC ATGGAGTTTGTTGTGAATGGTCAGGAACTGGAGCCTCATCCTCTCCTTGGTGGAACTCGATTTCTTTGTGCCAAACCAAAG GGTAGCTGTCAAGTTTTACTTCCCGATGTGCTAACTCCAACTGGGAGCGTGAATTTGGGTGGGAATGGACATTCGCGAGAGCGCCTAG GGTCctgcctttcttctctttgcaCTGATAAAGGGAGGAGGTCTTATCACGAGAGCTCTGAAATTGAGACGGCTTCGGCTGCTCTAATGAGCCACCTCATTGATTTAGCCAATTCCAAACAG GACGAAATTTTGGAAGTCCAGTTGGCAGTTCCTTTGCTTTGCCTGGAAATTCTTGACCAATTAACGTGCATCAAGAAGGACCTTGAACG TTTTGTGCCTCTTATACGGGAGGGAATTTTTGTCTCGTGCCTTTGCACTGGACACAGTCTCTTGCAAAGTGCCGTCCTTTTAATGCTTTATCATTTGGTGGAATCAAGCGCCGTTGTTGCCAGTCTTTGCTCAGAGCCAG ACTCGCCTACTCTGCTAAAAGTTCTTCAGCTAATGGAACTgagggaagaagaaaacgtattgCCACTTctagaattaaagattaaa GTTATACACGTTTTGACTGGGCTGTGGACTCTTGCCTCATCTCTTACAGTACCAGTACAGCTGAGTTCATCTTCAGCTTCTAAG ATGGTTCGAAGTCTCGTCCTCGCTTTACACCGAGAGCTAATGGCTTTGATGCCTTGTTGGCATCCGTCTTTCTCGTGTCAAAGTGATTTGGACAAGACGAGGCTTCTGTTTCTCCAAGAAGGAAGTTCGTTGCTTTGTCTCATTTGGTGCAGAGACAGTTCCTTTGGGAAGTATCACGCGGGCATGGCACAGTACGTTCACGTTGTATGCGACCTGCACAAACTCTTTCAAGCGATGCTGAAAGAGGGAATGACAACGAAACTGCACG TTGCAAACATGCAAGAATTGCTGGAGCTGGGCGAGTTCTCACAGAAAGAATAA